One part of the Streptomyces ferrugineus genome encodes these proteins:
- a CDS encoding RNA polymerase sigma factor SigF has translation MCATAARTKQHPHDDAPDTAEAFDRIAALPEGAERKALRDELVQAWLPMAERIAVRFKGRGESLEDLYQVAALGLVKAVDHYDPARGHAFEAYAVPTITGEIKRHFRDHMWTLHVPRRVQDLRNRVRNSAKELSQRTPGRTPTVAEIAEHAQLSESEVRTGMEALECFSALSLEAEMPGTDGYALGDAIGDPDPAYEVVVDRVSVRPCLQRLPERERTILYLRFFGGMTQSRIALQLGISQMHVSRLLSGCFAQLREELLAEVR, from the coding sequence ATGTGTGCCACCGCAGCCAGAACGAAGCAGCACCCGCATGACGACGCCCCCGACACCGCCGAGGCCTTCGACCGGATCGCCGCACTGCCCGAGGGGGCCGAACGCAAGGCACTCAGGGACGAACTGGTTCAGGCCTGGTTGCCCATGGCCGAGCGGATCGCCGTACGGTTCAAGGGCCGTGGCGAGTCCCTCGAGGACCTGTACCAGGTGGCCGCCCTGGGGCTGGTGAAGGCCGTCGACCACTACGACCCGGCCCGCGGCCACGCCTTCGAGGCGTACGCGGTGCCCACCATCACCGGCGAGATCAAGCGGCACTTCCGTGACCACATGTGGACCCTGCATGTGCCGCGCCGGGTCCAGGACCTGCGCAATCGCGTGCGCAACTCCGCCAAGGAGCTGTCGCAGCGCACCCCGGGCCGCACACCCACGGTCGCCGAGATAGCCGAGCACGCGCAGCTCAGCGAGAGCGAGGTGCGCACCGGGATGGAAGCGCTGGAGTGCTTCTCCGCGCTGTCGCTGGAGGCGGAGATGCCCGGCACGGACGGCTACGCGCTGGGGGACGCGATCGGCGATCCGGACCCGGCGTACGAGGTCGTCGTCGACCGCGTGTCCGTCAGACCGTGTCTGCAACGGCTCCCGGAACGCGAGCGCACGATCCTGTACCTCCGCTTCTTCGGCGGGATGACACAGAGCCGCATCGCGCTGCAACTCGGGATCTCGCAGATGCATGTCTCGCGGCTGCTGAGCGGCTGCTTCGCCCAGCTTCGGGAGGAACTGCTGGCCGAGGTGCGCTGA
- a CDS encoding ANTAR domain-containing protein produces MASVPNDRPDETDRILELEEEVDQLKEAVASHAVVDQAIGMVVALGRVAPDAGWAVLKDVSQHTNIKLRRVAELIITWGRGGRMPPEIRVELEEALERHGPTQIPESPQE; encoded by the coding sequence GTGGCATCGGTACCGAACGACCGTCCTGACGAGACCGACCGGATTCTCGAGCTGGAGGAAGAGGTCGACCAGCTCAAGGAGGCGGTGGCCTCGCACGCCGTCGTGGACCAGGCGATCGGCATGGTCGTGGCGCTGGGCAGGGTGGCCCCGGACGCGGGATGGGCGGTCCTGAAGGACGTCTCCCAGCACACGAACATCAAGCTGCGCCGGGTCGCGGAGCTGATCATCACCTGGGGCCGCGGCGGCAGGATGCCGCCGGAGATCCGCGTCGAACTCGAAGAGGCCCTCGAACGCCACGGCCCGACGCAGATCCCGGAGTCCCCCCAGGAGTGA
- a CDS encoding VOC family protein, which translates to MNDARTTRGTADVVSTHSVFGAPCWVSLTSRDLEATQEFYTAVLGWRWRPAKLGDPFRIALAQRVPVAGIAAVASMWQMAVAWTPYFAVPSADEAVARVQERGGTAAVGPLSLPPGRAALLADRDGATFGIWEGELISNWETWRRAAPTFIRLHTRDAFDAAMFYGEVFDWASERPGCCEVHYEGGEVVLRSGGDVVARIESGALGAAPDPTIRPHWQVHFAVADVAECARAAELHGGSVLSKVSEEAVLRDPDGAQFTVTSRRER; encoded by the coding sequence ATGAACGATGCGAGAACCACCAGGGGCACGGCCGACGTCGTGTCCACACACTCCGTCTTCGGCGCACCTTGCTGGGTGAGCCTGACCAGCCGGGACCTGGAAGCCACCCAGGAGTTCTACACGGCCGTCCTGGGCTGGCGCTGGAGGCCGGCCAAGCTCGGGGACCCCTTCCGGATCGCGCTGGCGCAGAGAGTGCCGGTGGCCGGCATCGCCGCGGTCGCCTCGATGTGGCAGATGGCCGTGGCCTGGACGCCCTACTTCGCCGTGCCCAGTGCGGACGAGGCCGTGGCCCGGGTGCAGGAACGCGGCGGCACCGCGGCCGTCGGGCCGCTCTCCCTGCCGCCGGGACGGGCGGCGCTGCTCGCCGACCGGGACGGGGCGACGTTCGGCATCTGGGAGGGGGAGCTCATCTCCAACTGGGAGACCTGGCGTCGCGCCGCGCCGACGTTCATCCGGCTGCACACCCGGGACGCGTTCGACGCCGCCATGTTCTACGGCGAGGTCTTCGACTGGGCGTCGGAGCGGCCCGGCTGCTGCGAGGTCCACTACGAGGGCGGCGAGGTCGTGCTGCGCAGTGGGGGCGACGTCGTGGCGCGGATCGAGTCGGGGGCGCTGGGGGCCGCGCCGGATCCCACGATTCGACCGCACTGGCAGGTGCACTTCGCCGTCGCGGACGTGGCGGAGTGTGCGCGCGCCGCGGAGCTGCACGGGGGAAGCGTGCTGTCCAAGGTCAGCGAGGAAGCGGTGCTGCGGGATCCGGACGGGGCGCAGTTCACCGTGACCTCGCGGCGCGAGCGGTAG
- the glgX gene encoding glycogen debranching protein GlgX has product MTARKRSKGVPAWSGHPYPLGAAFDGQGTNFALFSEVAERVELVLVDDRGRHGVVPLTEVDGFVWHGYLPGVGPGQRYGYRVHGPWDPGLGHRCNPAKLLLDPYSRAVDGQVDNHASLFERTPGGPSPADSAGHTMLGVVTEPYFDWGDDRPPGRPYADTVIYEAHVRGLTRKHPDIPPELRGTYAGLAHPAIVEHLTSLGVTAIELMPVHQYVQDGVLLDRGLSNYWGYNTIGFFAPHNAYAAHGTRGQQVNEFKAMVKALHAAGLEVILDVVYNHTAEGNERGPTLSFRGIDNASYYRLVDGDWAHYYDTTGTGNSLLMRHPYVLQLIMDSLRYWVTEMHVDGFRFDLAATLARQFHEVDRLSAFFDLIQQDPVISRVKLIAEPWDVGEGGYQVGNFPPLWSEWNGRYRDAVRDFWRAEPGSLGEFASRLTGSADLYAHSRRRPRASVNFVTAHDGFTLRDLVSYNDKHNEANGEGNRDGESHNRSWNCGAEGATRDPAVLALRARQQRNFLATLLLSQGIPMLGHGDELGRTQRGNNNAYCQDNEVSWVDWRLTDDQRALADFTRYVIALRAAHPVLRRRRFFQGETPTHPDQPLPDLVWFLPDGREMTPDDWHRAEAHSVAAFLNGEAIAQPDPCGRPVVDDSFLLLLNAYWEPVEFQLPDSTYGERWTTLIDTSEQQGPPDEQEHKAAAALLIERRSLVLLSRPPRATS; this is encoded by the coding sequence GTGACAGCGCGAAAGCGCAGCAAAGGGGTGCCCGCGTGGAGCGGGCACCCCTACCCGTTGGGCGCCGCCTTCGACGGCCAGGGCACCAACTTCGCCCTGTTCAGCGAGGTCGCCGAGCGTGTCGAGCTCGTCCTCGTCGACGACCGGGGCCGGCACGGCGTGGTCCCGCTGACCGAGGTCGACGGCTTCGTGTGGCACGGCTATCTGCCCGGCGTCGGCCCGGGACAGCGCTACGGCTATCGGGTGCACGGCCCCTGGGACCCGGGCCTCGGCCACCGGTGCAATCCGGCGAAGCTGCTGCTCGACCCGTACAGCCGGGCCGTCGACGGCCAGGTCGACAACCACGCCTCCCTCTTCGAGCGCACCCCGGGCGGCCCCTCCCCGGCGGACAGCGCCGGGCACACCATGCTCGGCGTAGTGACCGAGCCGTACTTCGACTGGGGCGACGACCGCCCGCCCGGACGACCGTACGCCGACACCGTCATCTACGAGGCGCACGTACGGGGCCTGACCCGCAAGCACCCCGACATCCCGCCGGAGCTGCGCGGCACCTACGCAGGGCTGGCGCACCCCGCGATCGTCGAGCACCTCACCTCCCTCGGTGTGACCGCCATCGAGCTGATGCCGGTGCACCAGTACGTCCAGGACGGCGTCCTCCTCGACCGCGGCCTGTCCAACTACTGGGGCTACAACACGATCGGCTTCTTCGCCCCGCACAACGCCTACGCCGCCCACGGCACCCGCGGCCAGCAGGTCAACGAGTTCAAGGCGATGGTGAAGGCGCTGCACGCGGCCGGCCTCGAAGTGATCCTGGACGTGGTCTACAACCACACCGCCGAGGGCAACGAGCGCGGCCCGACCCTGTCCTTCCGCGGCATCGACAACGCCTCGTACTACCGCCTGGTGGACGGCGACTGGGCGCACTACTACGACACCACCGGCACCGGCAACAGCCTGCTGATGCGCCACCCCTATGTGCTCCAGCTGATCATGGACTCGCTGCGCTACTGGGTCACCGAGATGCACGTCGACGGTTTCCGCTTCGACCTCGCGGCCACGCTGGCCCGACAGTTCCACGAGGTGGACCGGCTCTCGGCGTTCTTCGACCTGATCCAGCAGGACCCCGTGATCAGCCGCGTCAAGCTGATCGCCGAGCCGTGGGACGTCGGCGAGGGCGGCTACCAGGTGGGCAACTTCCCGCCGCTGTGGTCGGAGTGGAACGGCAGGTACCGGGACGCCGTACGGGACTTCTGGCGCGCCGAGCCCGGTTCGCTCGGCGAGTTCGCCTCCCGGCTGACCGGCTCCGCCGACCTGTACGCGCACAGCCGGCGCCGCCCGCGTGCCAGTGTCAACTTCGTGACCGCGCACGACGGTTTCACCCTGCGCGACCTCGTCTCCTACAACGACAAGCACAATGAGGCCAACGGCGAGGGCAACCGGGACGGCGAGAGCCACAACCGGTCCTGGAACTGCGGCGCCGAGGGCGCGACCCGCGACCCGGCCGTGCTCGCGCTGCGCGCCCGTCAGCAGCGCAACTTCCTCGCCACGCTGCTGCTGTCACAGGGCATCCCGATGCTCGGCCACGGCGACGAACTCGGCCGCACCCAGCGCGGCAACAACAACGCCTACTGCCAGGACAACGAGGTCTCCTGGGTCGACTGGCGGCTCACCGACGACCAGCGGGCTCTGGCCGACTTCACCCGCTACGTCATCGCCCTGCGCGCCGCCCACCCCGTCCTGCGCCGCCGCCGCTTCTTCCAGGGCGAGACCCCGACCCACCCCGACCAGCCGCTGCCCGACCTGGTCTGGTTCCTGCCCGACGGACGCGAGATGACCCCCGACGACTGGCACCGCGCCGAGGCCCACTCGGTGGCCGCCTTCCTCAACGGCGAGGCCATCGCCCAACCCGACCCGTGCGGCCGCCCCGTGGTCGACGACTCCTTCCTCCTCCTGCTCAACGCCTACTGGGAGCCGGTGGAGTTCCAGCTCCCGGACAGCACCTACGGCGAACGCTGGACGACCCTGATCGACACGTCCGAACAGCAGGGCCCGCCGGACGAGCAGGAACACAAGGCGGCCGCCGCTCTCCTCATCGAACGCCGCAGCCTGGTGCTGCTGTCGAGACCGCCGCGCGCGACATCCTGA
- a CDS encoding pep a2, which translates to MKTAVPCYYHLDVEVSPERVGQVSRILAAHLRYWDLETLVEPVRHGTEMLLRAIDEHATDKNTSIEMWWNGQHLITAIGDNDRALRPDHELRACLQHLAAMSDGWGCCATESGSKVIWFSQRARAGERAPLVPPAPAPNLREALQVPREAPATAVADAAGTRDGVLQEAL; encoded by the coding sequence GTGAAGACCGCAGTGCCCTGCTACTACCACCTCGATGTGGAAGTCAGCCCCGAACGGGTGGGTCAGGTCAGCCGAATTCTGGCCGCTCACCTCAGGTACTGGGACCTGGAGACCCTCGTCGAACCCGTCCGACACGGCACGGAGATGCTGCTGCGGGCCATCGACGAGCACGCCACGGACAAGAACACCTCGATCGAGATGTGGTGGAACGGCCAGCACCTCATCACCGCCATCGGTGACAACGACCGCGCCCTGCGCCCGGACCACGAGCTGCGCGCCTGCCTTCAGCACCTCGCCGCGATGAGCGACGGATGGGGCTGCTGCGCCACCGAGTCCGGCAGCAAGGTCATCTGGTTCTCGCAGCGCGCCCGCGCCGGCGAACGCGCCCCGCTCGTGCCGCCCGCGCCCGCGCCCAACCTGCGGGAGGCGCTTCAGGTGCCACGGGAGGCGCCGGCCACGGCCGTCGCCGACGCGGCGGGTACCCGGGACGGCGTCCTCCAGGAGGCCCTGTGA
- a CDS encoding DUF5133 domain-containing protein has protein sequence MLLPAKAEVARQLRRYRAWERAMLAAPADLTVRATFEDTGYTLCVLMGKRCAREAADAAERFLRITPAAYLQEQDERPRTASVSARRGPPRSRRRRFHAGR, from the coding sequence ATGCTGCTACCGGCCAAAGCCGAAGTCGCCCGGCAACTGCGGCGATACCGGGCCTGGGAACGAGCCATGCTCGCGGCCCCGGCCGACCTCACGGTGCGCGCCACCTTCGAGGACACCGGCTACACCCTCTGTGTGCTGATGGGAAAGCGCTGCGCCCGTGAGGCCGCGGACGCCGCGGAGCGCTTTCTGCGCATCACTCCGGCCGCCTATCTGCAGGAGCAGGACGAACGGCCCCGCACGGCGAGCGTCTCCGCCCGCAGAGGGCCGCCGAGGTCGCGGCGGCGACGTTTCCATGCCGGGAGGTAG
- a CDS encoding alpha-1,4-glucan--maltose-1-phosphate maltosyltransferase encodes MGRTKSRAGAGAGTIGRIPVRDVQPAVECGRHPAKAVTGETFEVTATVFREGHDAVAANVVLTDPDGRPGPWTPMHELAPGTDRWGAKVTPSAVGRWTFHVEAWSDPVATWRRTARIKVPAGIDVGLVLEEGGELYERAAAGVPDETERATLLAASEALRDDSLPPVSRLAAAFAANVDAVLGRYPLRDLVTASDPLPLLVERERALYGSWYEFFPRSEGTPEHPHGTFTTAARRLPAIAAMGFDVVYLPPIHPIGTTFRKGPNNTLSAGPDDVGVPWAIGSPEGGHDAIHPGLGTIEDFDRFVARAGELGLEVALDFALQCSPDHPWVDKHPEWFHHRPDGTIAYAENPPKKYQDIYPIAFDADLDGLIAETLRVLRHWMAHGVRIFRVDNPHTKPVLFWQRVIADINRTDPDVIFLAEAFTRPAMMHTLAQTGFQQSYTYFTWRNTKQELTEYLTELSGEAAAYMRPNFFANTPDILHEFLQTGGRPAFEVRAVLAATLSPTWGIYSGYELCENTPLRPGSEEYLDSEKYQLRPRDWDTAEREGRTITPLLTRLNAIRRCHPALHRLRNLRFHRTDNDALIAYSKRTGPDTVLVVANLDPHHTQEATVSLDMPQLGLDWDASLSVHDELTGEIYRWGRTNYVRLEPGRAPAHVFHVQASPSQIGGS; translated from the coding sequence ATGGGCAGGACCAAGAGCAGGGCCGGTGCCGGCGCCGGGACCATCGGGCGCATCCCGGTACGGGACGTACAGCCGGCCGTGGAGTGCGGCAGGCATCCGGCGAAGGCCGTCACGGGTGAGACCTTCGAGGTCACCGCCACGGTGTTCCGTGAAGGCCACGACGCCGTGGCCGCCAATGTCGTGCTGACCGACCCGGACGGCCGTCCCGGCCCGTGGACGCCGATGCACGAACTGGCCCCCGGCACCGACCGCTGGGGCGCCAAGGTGACTCCGTCCGCGGTGGGCCGCTGGACGTTCCATGTGGAGGCCTGGAGCGACCCGGTGGCCACGTGGCGGCGCACCGCCCGCATCAAGGTCCCGGCCGGGATCGACGTCGGCCTGGTCCTGGAGGAGGGCGGCGAACTGTACGAGCGGGCCGCCGCCGGAGTGCCCGACGAGACGGAGCGGGCGACCCTGCTGGCCGCCTCGGAGGCGCTGCGGGACGACTCGCTGCCGCCGGTGTCACGGCTGGCGGCGGCGTTCGCGGCGAACGTCGACGCGGTGTTGGGGAGGTATCCGCTGCGGGATCTGGTCACCGCGTCGGATCCGCTGCCGCTGCTGGTGGAACGCGAACGGGCCCTGTACGGCTCCTGGTACGAGTTCTTCCCCCGCTCCGAGGGCACCCCCGAACACCCCCACGGCACCTTCACCACCGCCGCCCGCCGACTGCCCGCCATCGCCGCCATGGGCTTCGACGTCGTCTACCTGCCGCCGATCCACCCGATCGGTACCACCTTCCGCAAGGGCCCCAACAACACCCTCTCCGCCGGCCCCGACGACGTCGGCGTGCCCTGGGCGATCGGCTCCCCCGAGGGCGGCCACGACGCGATCCACCCCGGTCTCGGCACGATCGAGGACTTCGACCGGTTCGTGGCGCGGGCGGGTGAGCTGGGCCTGGAGGTGGCCCTGGACTTCGCCCTGCAGTGCTCGCCGGATCACCCCTGGGTGGACAAGCACCCCGAGTGGTTCCACCACCGCCCCGACGGCACCATCGCCTACGCGGAGAACCCGCCGAAGAAGTACCAGGACATCTATCCCATCGCCTTCGACGCGGACCTGGACGGCCTGATCGCCGAGACCCTGCGGGTGCTGCGGCACTGGATGGCCCACGGGGTGCGCATCTTCCGCGTCGACAACCCGCACACCAAACCGGTGCTGTTCTGGCAGCGGGTGATCGCGGACATCAACCGCACCGACCCGGACGTGATCTTCCTGGCCGAGGCGTTCACCCGCCCCGCGATGATGCACACCCTGGCCCAGACCGGCTTCCAGCAGTCCTACACCTACTTCACCTGGCGCAACACCAAACAGGAACTGACCGAGTACCTGACCGAGCTGTCGGGGGAGGCGGCGGCCTACATGCGGCCGAACTTCTTCGCCAACACCCCCGACATCCTGCACGAGTTCCTGCAGACCGGCGGCCGGCCCGCCTTCGAGGTCCGCGCCGTCCTGGCCGCCACCCTCTCCCCCACCTGGGGCATCTACAGCGGCTACGAACTGTGCGAGAACACCCCCCTGCGCCCCGGCAGCGAGGAATACCTCGACTCCGAGAAGTACCAGCTGCGCCCCCGCGACTGGGACACCGCCGAACGCGAGGGCCGCACCATCACCCCCCTGCTCACCCGCCTCAACGCCATCCGCAGGTGCCACCCGGCCCTGCATCGGCTCAGGAACCTCCGCTTCCACCGGACCGACAACGACGCGCTGATCGCGTACAGCAAACGCACTGGTCCGGACACGGTTCTGGTGGTCGCCAACCTTGATCCCCACCACACCCAGGAGGCCACGGTCTCGTTGGACATGCCGCAACTCGGCCTGGACTGGGACGCCTCTCTGTCCGTGCACGACGAACTGACGGGTGAGATCTACCGCTGGGGCAGGACCAACTACGTACGTCTCGAGCCCGGCCGGGCGCCCGCGCACGTGTTCCACGTCCAGGCATCGCCATCGCAGATCGGAGGGTCCTGA
- the treS gene encoding maltose alpha-D-glucosyltransferase — protein MTVNEPVLDTFEDTPAKDRDPDWFKRAVFYEVLVRSFQDSNGDGVGDLKGLTAKLDYLQWLGVDCLWLPPFFKSPLRDGGYDVSDYTSVLPEFGDLADFVEFADAAHQRGMRVIIDFVMNHTSDQHPWFQESRKDPDGPYGDYYVWADDDKAYADARIIFVDTEPSNWTYDPVRGQYYFHRFFSHQPDLNYENPAVQEEILAALRFWLDLGIDGFRLDAVPYLYAEEGTNCENLPATHEFLKRVRREIDAMYPDTVLLAEANQWPEDVVDYFGDYRSGGDECHMAFHFPVMPRIFMAVRRESRYPVSEILAKTPAIPSGCQWGIFLRNHDELTLEMVTDEERDYMWAEYAKDPRMRANIGIRRRLAPLLDNDRHSIELFTALLLSLPGSPILYYGDEIGMGDNIWLGDRDAVRTPMQWTPDRNAGFSTCDPGRLCLPTIMDPVYGYQVTNVEASMASPSSLLHWTRRMIEIRKQNPAFGLGTYTELQSSNPAVLAFLREYEDDLVLCVHNFARFAQPTELDLREFSGRHPVELFGGVRFPAIGELPYLLTLGGHGFYWFRLTRVASRIGRRL, from the coding sequence ATGACCGTCAACGAACCCGTGCTCGACACGTTCGAGGACACTCCTGCCAAGGATCGTGACCCCGACTGGTTCAAACGTGCCGTCTTCTACGAGGTCCTGGTCCGCTCCTTCCAGGACAGCAACGGCGACGGCGTCGGCGACCTCAAAGGCCTGACCGCCAAACTCGACTACCTGCAATGGCTCGGCGTCGACTGCCTGTGGCTGCCGCCCTTCTTCAAATCGCCGCTCCGGGACGGCGGCTACGACGTCTCCGACTACACCTCGGTCCTGCCCGAATTCGGCGACCTCGCCGACTTCGTTGAATTCGCCGATGCCGCCCATCAGCGCGGTATGCGCGTCATCATCGACTTCGTCATGAACCACACCAGCGACCAGCACCCGTGGTTCCAGGAGTCGAGAAAGGACCCCGACGGGCCCTACGGCGACTACTACGTATGGGCCGACGACGACAAGGCCTACGCCGACGCCCGGATCATCTTCGTCGACACCGAGCCCTCCAACTGGACGTACGACCCGGTCCGGGGGCAGTACTACTTCCACCGGTTCTTCTCCCACCAGCCGGATCTCAACTACGAGAACCCGGCCGTGCAGGAGGAGATCCTGGCCGCCCTGCGCTTCTGGCTGGATCTGGGCATCGACGGCTTCCGGCTCGACGCAGTGCCCTATCTGTACGCCGAGGAAGGCACGAACTGCGAGAACCTTCCCGCGACGCACGAATTCCTCAAGCGCGTCCGCCGTGAGATCGACGCGATGTATCCGGACACGGTGCTGCTGGCGGAGGCGAACCAGTGGCCGGAGGACGTCGTCGACTACTTCGGCGACTACCGCAGCGGCGGCGACGAGTGCCATATGGCGTTCCACTTCCCCGTGATGCCGCGGATCTTCATGGCCGTGCGGCGGGAATCCCGCTATCCCGTCTCCGAAATCCTCGCCAAGACGCCGGCCATTCCCTCCGGCTGCCAGTGGGGCATCTTCCTGCGCAACCACGACGAGCTGACCCTGGAAATGGTCACCGACGAGGAACGCGACTACATGTGGGCGGAATACGCCAAGGACCCCCGCATGCGCGCCAACATCGGCATCCGCAGGCGCCTCGCCCCCCTGCTCGACAACGACCGTCATTCCATCGAACTCTTCACCGCCCTGCTGCTCTCCCTGCCGGGCAGCCCGATCCTCTACTACGGCGACGAGATCGGCATGGGCGACAACATCTGGCTCGGCGACCGCGACGCCGTCCGCACCCCCATGCAGTGGACGCCGGACCGCAACGCCGGCTTCTCCACCTGCGACCCCGGACGGCTCTGCCTGCCGACCATCATGGACCCGGTCTACGGCTACCAGGTGACGAACGTCGAGGCGTCCATGGCCTCGCCGTCCTCCCTGCTGCACTGGACCCGGCGCATGATCGAGATCCGCAAGCAGAACCCCGCCTTCGGACTCGGCACCTACACCGAGCTGCAATCCTCCAACCCCGCCGTGCTCGCCTTCCTGCGCGAGTACGAGGACGACCTGGTGCTGTGCGTGCACAACTTCGCACGCTTCGCGCAGCCGACCGAGCTCGACCTGCGTGAGTTCAGCGGACGCCATCCGGTCGAGCTGTTCGGCGGGGTGCGTTTCCCGGCCATCGGCGAACTGCCGTATCTGCTGACCCTCGGGGGCCACGGCTTCTACTGGTTCCGGCTCACCCGAGTCGCATCCCGCATCGGCAGACGACTTTGA
- a CDS encoding maltokinase N-terminal cap-like domain-containing protein yields MQKTAYPRPTRTVDASPMASLAGLLREWLPRQRWFAGKDRPVTDLALLSMTELFPGCLHLLVHAGHSAVPAPGGAPPAGDCYQLLLGVRQHLSPRLGRALIGRAEEGPLAGLTVFDALQDPRSAQLLLDRLRHPGTAGPLRFEADSSVSLPAGLVPRLLDAEQSNSSLVYGDAFILKLFRRIQPGVNPDLELSGALAGQGCGRVPAPVAWFRTTHPWEATLGVLQPFLRDASDGWTLALDALASGDDFTAEAREMGQATAEVHLALAAAFPSRAHAENGRTAAEMTERLELAAHFVPALRPHVPGLRTAFGALAACAPGPSAQRIHGDLHLGQVLRAGREWFVIDFEGEPSRPLAERRGVHSPVRDIAGMLRSFDYAARQRRPWRPEWARRCREAYCAGYATRAGWDPRKKHGLLRAYETDRAVYEVLYEARHRPDWLPVPMAAIERLAVRGA; encoded by the coding sequence ATGCAGAAGACCGCATATCCCCGACCCACCCGTACGGTCGACGCCAGCCCCATGGCCTCGCTGGCCGGGCTGCTGCGCGAGTGGCTGCCGCGGCAGCGCTGGTTCGCGGGCAAGGACCGGCCCGTCACCGACCTCGCGCTGCTGTCGATGACGGAGCTGTTCCCGGGCTGTCTGCATCTGCTGGTGCACGCCGGCCACTCGGCGGTGCCCGCACCGGGCGGCGCTCCCCCGGCCGGTGACTGCTACCAGCTGCTGCTGGGCGTGCGGCAGCACCTGTCGCCGCGGCTCGGCCGGGCGCTCATCGGCCGTGCGGAGGAGGGGCCGCTGGCCGGTCTGACGGTGTTCGACGCGCTGCAGGACCCCCGTTCGGCCCAGCTGCTCCTGGACCGGCTGCGTCACCCCGGCACGGCGGGCCCGCTGCGCTTCGAGGCGGACTCCTCCGTGTCGCTGCCGGCCGGCCTTGTGCCCCGGCTGCTGGACGCCGAGCAGTCCAACTCCTCGCTGGTGTACGGCGACGCGTTCATCCTGAAGCTGTTCCGGCGCATCCAGCCGGGCGTCAATCCCGACCTGGAGCTGTCCGGCGCGCTCGCCGGGCAGGGCTGCGGCCGGGTGCCGGCCCCGGTGGCCTGGTTCCGTACGACGCACCCGTGGGAGGCGACGCTGGGCGTGCTCCAGCCGTTCCTGCGGGACGCCTCCGACGGCTGGACCCTGGCGCTGGACGCGCTGGCCTCGGGCGACGACTTCACCGCCGAGGCCCGTGAGATGGGGCAGGCGACGGCGGAGGTGCATCTGGCGCTGGCGGCGGCCTTCCCCTCCCGGGCCCACGCCGAGAACGGCCGTACGGCGGCGGAGATGACCGAACGCCTCGAGCTCGCCGCGCACTTCGTCCCCGCGCTGCGGCCCCATGTCCCCGGTCTGCGCACCGCCTTCGGTGCGCTGGCCGCCTGCGCCCCCGGCCCGTCCGCCCAGCGCATCCACGGCGACCTGCACCTGGGGCAGGTGCTGCGGGCCGGCCGGGAGTGGTTCGTCATCGACTTCGAGGGCGAACCGTCCCGCCCGCTCGCCGAGCGGCGCGGCGTCCACTCCCCCGTGCGGGACATCGCCGGCATGCTGCGCTCCTTCGACTACGCCGCCCGGCAGCGCCGCCCGTGGCGTCCGGAGTGGGCGCGCCGCTGCCGGGAGGCCTACTGCGCGGGCTATGCCACCCGCGCCGGGTGGGACCCCCGCAAGAAGCACGGGCTGCTCCGTGCCTATGAGACCGACCGCGCCGTGTACGAGGTGCTGTACGAGGCCCGGCACCGACCCGACTGGTTGCCCGTACCGATGGCGGCGATCGAACGCCTCGCCGTGAGAGGAGCCTGA